One Clostridium novyi NT genomic window carries:
- the rplT gene encoding 50S ribosomal protein L20, whose product MARVKRAMHARKKHKKILKLAKGYYGRRSRTFKNANETVLRAMNFAYVGRKLKKRDFRRLWIARINAAARMNGLSYSKFMNGIKLAGINMNRKMLSEIAINDEKAFADLVEVAKKQLNA is encoded by the coding sequence ATGGCAAGAGTAAAAAGAGCTATGCACGCTCGTAAAAAACATAAAAAGATATTAAAACTTGCAAAAGGTTACTATGGAAGAAGAAGTAGAACTTTCAAGAATGCTAATGAAACAGTATTAAGAGCAATGAATTTTGCTTATGTAGGTAGAAAATTAAAGAAGAGAGATTTCAGAAGACTTTGGATTGCTAGAATAAACGCAGCAGCAAGAATGAATGGTTTATCTTATTCAAAATTCATGAATGGAATCAAACTAGCTGGAATTAACATGAACAGAAAAATGCTTTCAGAAATCGCTATAAATGATGAAAAAGCATTTGCTGATTTAGTAGAAGTAGCTAAAAAGCAATTAAACGCTTAG
- the rpmI gene encoding 50S ribosomal protein L35 yields MPKMKTHRGAAKRFKKTGSGKLKRAKAFKSHILTKKSSKTKRNLRKSGLVSEAQEKVMKKLLPYL; encoded by the coding sequence ATGCCTAAAATGAAAACTCATAGAGGTGCAGCAAAAAGATTTAAGAAAACTGGAAGTGGAAAACTTAAGAGAGCTAAAGCTTTTAAGAGCCACATATTAACAAAGAAATCATCAAAAACTAAGAGAAATCTTAGAAAGAGCGGTCTTGTATCAGAAGCTCAAGAAAAAGTAATGAAGAAATTATTACCATATCTATAA